A single genomic interval of Streptomyces sp. BA2 harbors:
- a CDS encoding amidohydrolase family protein: MTAQPVLDFHVRLAPRPGAGERLLSTLDECGLERAVVCAGGTIDLDRLSRQLVEGGHVETDVDNDAVLETCAGTDGRLVPFFFANPHRPPDEYRARAAEFRGLEVSPAVHGIGLTDPRVEELVGVAAEFGHPVYVVCLNRPGAGVADLVGLARRFPRVDFVLGHSGIGNIDFYALTLIRDEANISLETSGGYTCVADAALDRLGAGRVVFGSEFPLQHPAVELAKFRALRIPPEQWRQIAWDNAHRLLGEEKR, from the coding sequence ATGACCGCACAGCCCGTACTGGACTTCCACGTACGCCTGGCCCCCAGGCCGGGAGCCGGTGAGCGGCTTCTGTCGACCCTGGACGAGTGCGGTCTCGAACGGGCGGTGGTGTGCGCGGGCGGCACCATCGACCTGGACCGCCTCTCCCGCCAGCTCGTCGAGGGCGGCCATGTCGAGACCGACGTCGACAACGACGCGGTCCTGGAGACCTGCGCGGGCACCGACGGCCGCCTGGTGCCGTTCTTCTTCGCCAACCCGCACCGTCCGCCGGACGAATACCGGGCCAGGGCCGCCGAGTTCCGCGGTCTGGAGGTCTCACCGGCCGTCCACGGCATCGGCCTGACCGACCCGCGCGTCGAGGAACTCGTGGGCGTGGCAGCGGAGTTCGGCCACCCGGTGTACGTGGTGTGCCTGAACCGGCCCGGCGCGGGCGTGGCCGACCTGGTCGGCCTGGCCCGACGGTTCCCGCGGGTGGACTTCGTGCTCGGGCACAGCGGCATCGGCAACATCGACTTCTACGCGCTCACCCTGATCCGGGACGAGGCCAACATCTCGCTGGAGACCTCCGGCGGCTACACGTGCGTGGCCGATGCGGCACTGGACCGCCTCGGTGCGGGGCGGGTGGTGTTCGGCTCCGAGTTCCCGCTCCAGCATCCGGCCGTGGAGCTCGCCAAGTTCCGGGCGCTGCGGATACCGCCCGAGCAGTGGCGGCAGATCGCCTGGGACAACGCGCATCGACTCTTGGGAGAGGAAAAGCGGTGA
- a CDS encoding 3-dehydroquinate synthase II family protein — MKLCWLDIRNADGAKEAIIEEAVHQRVDAIVAADPADLEPLPPTLKKVLFPRTQPLPEKLEPADLVIVDPARHGEPAELAQQYPDVEFGRYVEITDAASLEDACRAARLDKWSLLYFRDPTKIPLEIVLAAAAGAEGSIITQVADVEEGEIVFGVLEHGSDGVMLAPRAVGEATELKAAAVSKAADLPLVELEVTGIRRVGMGERACVDTCTNFRLDEGILVGSHSTGMILCCSETHPLPYMPTRPFRVNAGALHSYTLSADGRTNYLSELVSGGRVLAVDAKGKSRVVTVGRVKIETRPLLAIDLVSASGVKVNLIVQDDWHVRVLGPGGTVLNVTDLTAGTKVLGHLPAEQRHVGYPIDEFCIEK, encoded by the coding sequence GTGAAACTGTGCTGGCTGGACATCCGCAACGCCGACGGAGCCAAGGAAGCCATCATCGAGGAGGCCGTCCACCAGCGGGTGGACGCCATCGTGGCGGCCGATCCGGCCGACCTGGAGCCGCTGCCCCCGACGCTGAAGAAGGTCCTGTTCCCGCGTACTCAGCCGCTGCCGGAGAAGCTGGAACCCGCCGACCTCGTCATAGTCGACCCGGCCCGCCACGGGGAGCCCGCCGAACTGGCGCAGCAGTACCCCGACGTGGAGTTCGGCAGGTACGTGGAGATCACGGACGCAGCCAGCCTCGAGGACGCCTGCCGCGCGGCACGCCTCGACAAGTGGAGCCTGCTGTACTTCCGGGACCCCACCAAGATCCCGCTGGAGATCGTGCTGGCCGCCGCGGCCGGGGCCGAGGGCAGCATCATCACGCAGGTGGCCGACGTCGAGGAAGGAGAGATCGTCTTCGGCGTCCTGGAGCACGGTTCCGACGGCGTGATGCTCGCCCCGCGCGCGGTGGGGGAGGCCACCGAACTGAAGGCCGCCGCCGTCAGCAAGGCGGCCGACCTGCCGCTGGTGGAGCTCGAGGTCACCGGGATCCGGCGCGTGGGGATGGGCGAACGGGCCTGCGTCGACACCTGCACGAACTTCCGGCTCGACGAGGGCATTCTCGTCGGCTCGCACTCCACCGGCATGATCCTGTGCTGCAGCGAGACCCACCCGCTCCCGTACATGCCGACCCGGCCGTTCCGGGTCAACGCCGGTGCGCTGCACTCCTACACGCTGTCGGCGGACGGGCGCACCAATTACCTCAGTGAACTCGTCTCCGGCGGGAGGGTCCTCGCCGTCGACGCGAAGGGCAAGTCGCGGGTCGTCACCGTGGGCCGGGTCAAGATCGAGACACGTCCCCTGCTCGCCATCGACCTGGTCTCGGCCTCGGGCGTGAAGGTCAACCTCATCGTCCAGGACGACTGGCACGTACGGGTGCTCGGTCCGGGCGGCACGGTCCTGAACGTCACGGATCTGACGGCGGGCACGAAGGTGCTGGGCCATCTGCCGGCCGAGCAACGGCACGTCGGCTACCCGATCGACGAGTTCTGCATCGAGAAGTGA
- a CDS encoding aspartate kinase translates to MDVLVQKYGGTSLQTLDRVHHAALRIAKARRRGPSVAVVVSARGGRTDDLLRLAADVGAAAPSRELDQLLAVGESESAALMALALNGLGVPAISLTGQQAGIRTTDRHGDALIAEIGAARVRAALDGGKVAVVTGFQGVDHAGDVATLGRGGSDTTAVALAAQLGASACEIYTDVDGVFSADPRILPAARCLPWIDPGVMAEMAFAGARILHTRCIELAAMEGVEVRVRNASSQAPGTTVAERRDSRLLETRRAVVAVTHDTDVARVLVHCRDIRRDLAPDVFEVLAAEGTVVDLVARSGPHESEFRMGFTIRRSQAGPVRAALHELTAAFGGGVHFDENVGKVSVVGMGLLSRPEYTARLMAALAASGIPTSWMSTSQTRLSVIVPRERTVDAVETLHREFQLDRHEPTDVTSANSGRSATV, encoded by the coding sequence GTGGATGTGCTGGTCCAAAAATATGGCGGTACCTCTTTGCAGACGCTTGACCGCGTTCACCACGCCGCCCTCCGCATCGCGAAGGCGCGGCGCCGCGGACCGTCGGTGGCCGTGGTCGTCTCGGCGCGCGGTGGCAGGACGGACGATCTGCTGCGGCTCGCGGCGGACGTGGGCGCCGCGGCGCCGTCCCGGGAACTGGACCAACTGCTGGCCGTGGGCGAGAGCGAGTCGGCCGCGCTGATGGCTCTGGCCCTCAACGGCCTTGGAGTGCCCGCGATTTCACTCACCGGCCAGCAGGCCGGGATACGCACCACCGACCGGCACGGCGACGCGCTCATCGCGGAGATCGGGGCGGCGCGGGTGCGGGCGGCCCTGGACGGCGGAAAGGTCGCCGTGGTCACGGGATTCCAGGGGGTCGATCACGCCGGGGACGTCGCCACGCTCGGGCGCGGCGGCTCCGACACGACCGCGGTGGCGCTCGCGGCGCAACTCGGGGCGTCGGCCTGCGAGATCTACACCGACGTGGACGGCGTGTTCAGCGCCGATCCCCGCATCCTGCCCGCGGCCCGCTGCCTGCCGTGGATCGACCCCGGCGTCATGGCCGAGATGGCGTTCGCGGGCGCACGGATCCTGCACACCCGCTGCATCGAACTGGCTGCCATGGAAGGGGTCGAAGTGCGCGTCAGGAACGCGTCATCGCAGGCACCGGGAACGACCGTCGCCGAAAGGCGGGACAGCCGGCTCCTCGAGACCCGGCGGGCCGTGGTGGCGGTGACCCATGACACCGACGTCGCCCGCGTCCTTGTGCATTGCCGCGACATCCGCCGGGACCTGGCGCCCGACGTTTTCGAGGTGCTGGCCGCCGAGGGAACGGTGGTCGACCTGGTGGCCAGGTCCGGGCCCCACGAGAGCGAGTTCCGCATGGGGTTCACGATCCGCCGCAGCCAGGCCGGCCCCGTGCGGGCCGCACTGCACGAGCTGACGGCGGCCTTCGGCGGAGGCGTGCACTTCGACGAGAACGTCGGCAAGGTCTCGGTGGTCGGGATGGGCCTGCTCAGCCGCCCGGAGTACACGGCCAGGCTCATGGCGGCCCTAGCCGCGTCCGGGATTCCCACGAGCTGGATGTCCACGTCCCAGACGCGGCTCTCCGTGATCGTGCCGCGCGAGCGCACCGTCGACGCCGTCGAGACCCTGCACCGAGAGTTCCAGCTCGACCGGCATGAGCCGACAGACGTCACGTCCGCGAACTCCGGCCGTTCCGCCACCGTTTGA
- a CDS encoding 2-amino-3,7-dideoxy-D-threo-hept-6-ulosonate synthase: MAVHNASFARDLRLRRLFRHGDGRLLVVPLDHSVTDGPLPRGDLDALLGELAGTGVDAVVLHKGSLRHVDHGWFGDMSLIMHLNASTRHAPDPDAKYLVAHVEEALRLGADAVSVHVNLGSRQEARQVADLAAVAEECDRWNVPLLAMVYARGPHISDSRAPELVAHAASLAADLGADIVKTDYAGTPERMADVVAACPIPVIVAGGPRSAESDVVLDFVSDALKGGASGVAMGRNVFQADQPGWMAASIARLVHESRHVPERDAVDSRLALTS; this comes from the coding sequence GTGGCTGTACACAACGCTTCGTTCGCTCGCGATCTCCGCCTGCGACGCCTGTTCCGGCACGGCGACGGGCGCCTGCTCGTCGTGCCGCTCGATCATTCCGTCACCGACGGGCCGCTGCCCCGCGGCGATCTCGACGCCCTGCTCGGAGAGCTCGCAGGCACCGGCGTCGACGCCGTGGTGCTGCACAAGGGCAGCCTGCGCCATGTCGACCACGGCTGGTTCGGCGACATGTCGCTGATCATGCACCTGAACGCGAGTACACGGCACGCGCCGGATCCGGACGCGAAGTATCTGGTCGCCCACGTGGAGGAGGCGCTGCGGCTCGGCGCCGACGCGGTCAGCGTGCACGTCAATCTGGGCTCGCGCCAGGAGGCCCGGCAGGTCGCGGATCTGGCGGCCGTGGCGGAGGAGTGCGACCGCTGGAACGTCCCGCTGCTCGCCATGGTGTACGCCAGAGGACCGCACATCAGCGACTCGCGGGCGCCCGAACTCGTGGCGCACGCCGCGTCGCTGGCCGCCGACCTCGGCGCGGACATCGTCAAGACCGACTACGCGGGCACGCCCGAGCGGATGGCCGATGTGGTGGCGGCCTGTCCGATCCCCGTCATCGTGGCCGGCGGCCCGCGCTCCGCCGAGAGCGACGTGGTGCTGGACTTCGTGTCCGACGCGCTGAAGGGCGGTGCGTCCGGCGTGGCCATGGGACGCAACGTCTTCCAGGCCGACCAGCCCGGTTGGATGGCCGCTTCGATCGCGCGGCTCGTGCATGAATCGCGGCACGTCCCGGAGCGGGACGCCGTGGACAGCCGGCTCGCCCTCACGTCCTGA